From a region of the Paenibacillus sp. R14(2021) genome:
- a CDS encoding spore germination protein, whose translation MLNRIETLFAEARDLNLNRLHNDTMTIEVAYIKSLCDESKVSDFILVPFTKQEHPFEQLVKTNPVFIELNDPAKWAQTMLHGFVLLQVNQTIYMLDAARIIRNENPQTMVETVIMGPQISLSEDLIDSVNIIRSRYPSEELAIEERTVGTISKTRIHLLFDKHRVDANILSNIRCKLDRISDPFYTATGELVRSLGDRYRLFPSMIVTERPDRVCTGLEGGKVVLLLQGSMFATILPATFFDFMHAVDDDYDSFWMTRGMIVLRYLAVILTITLPALYVAIVSYNPELFRVQLTFSIAGSRSAVPYPSFVEVFIMLFMIESLIEASVRLPKYIGSTATTVGGLILGQAAQQAGLVSSIMIIVTSVVAISNFVIPVNNMSTAIRFLKYPLIVPAIFFGISGVTMGIFCYLVYLADLRSFGKPYFRIFGKSPSQNSDIGQVNQE comes from the coding sequence ATGCTGAACCGAATCGAAACGTTATTTGCCGAAGCACGGGATTTGAACTTGAACCGTCTGCACAACGACACGATGACGATTGAGGTTGCTTATATCAAATCGCTTTGCGATGAGAGTAAAGTCAGCGACTTCATCCTTGTCCCTTTCACGAAACAGGAGCATCCCTTTGAACAATTGGTCAAAACCAATCCAGTCTTTATAGAGCTAAACGATCCCGCTAAGTGGGCCCAGACGATGCTGCATGGATTTGTGCTGCTGCAAGTCAACCAAACGATCTATATGCTGGACGCGGCGCGGATCATTCGCAACGAGAACCCGCAGACGATGGTGGAGACCGTCATCATGGGACCGCAAATTTCGCTCAGCGAGGATCTAATCGACTCCGTCAACATCATTCGCAGCCGTTACCCGAGCGAAGAGCTCGCGATCGAGGAGCGTACGGTCGGGACGATTTCCAAGACCAGAATCCATTTGCTCTTCGACAAACACCGGGTAGACGCCAACATCTTAAGCAATATAAGATGCAAGCTGGATCGGATTTCCGACCCCTTCTATACCGCGACGGGCGAGCTGGTCCGCTCCTTAGGCGACCGGTATCGCTTGTTCCCCTCGATGATCGTGACGGAGCGTCCAGACCGCGTATGCACCGGACTCGAGGGAGGCAAGGTAGTTTTGCTGCTTCAAGGCTCGATGTTCGCCACCATTTTGCCTGCGACCTTCTTCGACTTCATGCATGCGGTGGACGATGACTATGATTCCTTCTGGATGACGCGGGGCATGATCGTGCTGCGCTATCTGGCCGTTATTCTGACAATTACCCTTCCCGCGCTCTATGTTGCGATCGTGTCCTATAATCCGGAGTTGTTCCGCGTGCAGCTAACCTTTTCCATTGCCGGAAGCCGCTCGGCCGTACCGTATCCTTCCTTTGTCGAGGTGTTCATTATGCTGTTCATGATTGAATCCTTGATCGAGGCCAGCGTAAGGCTGCCCAAATATATCGGCTCTACGGCTACAACCGTCGGCGGTCTGATACTCGGACAAGCCGCCCAGCAAGCCGGGCTTGTCAGCAGCATCATGATTATCGTCACCTCCGTCGTGGCCATCTCGAATTTCGTCATTCCCGTCAACAATATGTCGACGGCGATTCGGTTTCTAAAATATCCGCTGATCGTGCCGGCGATCTTCTTCGGCATCTCCGGCGTCACGATGGGCATCTTCTGCTACTTGGTTTACTTGGCTGACCTGCGCAGCTTCGGCAAGCCGTATTTCCGGATTTTCGGCAAGTCTCCTTCACAAAACAGCGACATCGGGCAGGTGAATCAGGAATGA
- a CDS encoding glycerophosphodiester phosphodiesterase, with amino-acid sequence MSSLLNPCVAHRGASGLAPENTMAAFHAALAFPFVQWMELDVQLSKDGIPVVIHDDTLRRTANTAGRVNDYTAEQLGQMDAGSWFAKSFAGKGIPTLQQVMEETIGRCRLNIELKTYGGRYPGMEQKVVDLLYRSGLQHDAVITSFDREALRRVREISPDVRTGLIIDALPWTLAEELKRMDASFLSIGYTRVSEALLEDMSKANVTVMAWTVNDTSMIKRLAAMSSSLMICTNYPDRFLEAGQ; translated from the coding sequence GTGAGCTCATTGTTAAACCCATGCGTAGCCCATCGCGGAGCATCCGGCCTGGCGCCGGAAAATACGATGGCGGCATTCCATGCCGCGCTTGCGTTTCCATTCGTGCAATGGATGGAGCTGGACGTACAGCTGTCCAAGGACGGGATTCCCGTCGTCATTCATGACGACACCTTGCGGCGCACAGCCAATACAGCCGGCCGCGTCAACGATTACACAGCAGAGCAGCTGGGACAGATGGATGCGGGGAGCTGGTTCGCTAAATCGTTTGCCGGCAAAGGTATTCCGACGCTCCAGCAGGTCATGGAGGAAACGATCGGCCGGTGCCGGCTCAACATCGAGCTGAAGACGTACGGCGGACGCTATCCCGGGATGGAGCAGAAGGTCGTCGACTTGCTGTATCGCAGCGGCTTGCAGCATGATGCGGTCATTACGTCCTTCGATCGCGAGGCGCTTCGCCGGGTGAGGGAGATTTCGCCGGACGTTCGGACCGGACTTATCATCGATGCGCTGCCATGGACGCTCGCGGAGGAGCTCAAACGTATGGATGCCTCATTCTTGTCAATTGGCTACACCCGCGTTTCCGAAGCGCTGCTGGAGGATATGAGCAAAGCGAATGTCACGGTGATGGCATGGACTGTGAACGATACGTCAATGATCAAGCGCCTGGCGGCTATGAGCAGCTCGCTTATGATTTGCACGAATTATCCGGACCGCTTCTTGGAAGCGGGACAATAA
- a CDS encoding ABC transporter ATP-binding protein: MIHCDGLVKIYKTDDLEVVALQGLDLHVEAGELMAIIGNSGSGKSTLLNMLGGLDRPSAGKLLVDEKDLLKFTERDLVKYKRETVGFVWQNNARNLIPYLTALENVELPILLKGRGKRLRALELLDAVGLSHRIKNRLSELSGGEQQRVAIAIALANEPKLLLADEPTGSLDTRMSNQILDLFRELNRSIGITIVIVTHDPLLARKVDRVVAIRDGKTSSEIIRRQSYAEELAALESGAAIAAEESHVEYAVIDKAGRLQIPSSYLQADEFKEKNKVRVEKEEGRIILYPPEM, encoded by the coding sequence ATGATACATTGCGACGGACTCGTGAAAATCTACAAGACCGACGATCTGGAGGTCGTTGCGCTGCAGGGGCTTGATCTGCATGTGGAAGCCGGCGAGCTGATGGCGATTATCGGCAACAGCGGCAGCGGCAAATCGACCCTGCTGAATATGCTGGGCGGTCTTGACCGTCCCTCCGCAGGCAAGCTGCTCGTAGACGAGAAGGACCTGCTGAAATTCACAGAGCGCGATTTGGTTAAATACAAGCGGGAGACTGTCGGGTTCGTATGGCAGAACAACGCGCGCAACCTGATTCCCTACTTGACCGCGCTTGAGAACGTGGAGCTGCCTATTCTGCTGAAAGGCCGCGGCAAACGGCTTCGGGCGCTTGAGCTGCTGGATGCCGTAGGGCTGAGCCACCGGATCAAGAACCGGCTCAGCGAGCTGTCCGGCGGCGAGCAGCAGCGGGTCGCCATCGCGATTGCGCTTGCCAACGAGCCGAAGCTGCTGCTTGCGGATGAGCCGACAGGCTCGCTCGATACTCGGATGTCGAATCAAATTCTGGATTTGTTCCGAGAGCTTAACCGAAGTATCGGCATTACGATCGTTATCGTTACGCATGACCCGCTGCTTGCGAGGAAGGTGGACCGCGTCGTAGCCATTCGCGACGGCAAGACGTCCTCGGAAATTATCCGGCGGCAATCGTACGCGGAGGAGCTGGCCGCGCTTGAAAGCGGGGCGGCAATCGCTGCGGAAGAGAGTCATGTGGAGTATGCTGTTATCGATAAGGCGGGGCGGCTGCAAATTCCGTCCTCCTATCTACAGGCGGATGAGTTCAAGGAAAAGAATAAAGTGCGCGTCGAGAAAGAAGAAGGTCGGATCATTCTGTATCCGCCCGAGATGTAA
- a CDS encoding DUF92 domain-containing protein: protein MELWLRAAAGLLGSGLIAGAAYRVRSLSRSGAWAAVIMGTGFVLLGGSFWFGSLLAFFISSSMWSKWKRRHARKETAEANYAKSGRRDAVQVWANGGLGLLLCAGHALQPDSAAWAYAFIGVMASVNADTWATEIGALSRRLPRSLLTGRRVAAGTSGGITPLGSAAALAGAAFIGAAAALLLGAPLAPAGVSPGALLAAAAIAGTAGAFADSLLGATVQAMYRCRSCGSETERAEHCGAAAERIRGFAVMTNDAVNFASSAIAGLLAWAIGCAFS from the coding sequence ATGGAATTATGGCTTCGCGCAGCTGCAGGTCTGCTGGGAAGCGGGCTCATTGCAGGTGCAGCCTACCGGGTACGCTCGCTCTCGCGATCGGGAGCTTGGGCTGCCGTGATTATGGGGACAGGCTTCGTGCTGCTTGGCGGTTCGTTCTGGTTCGGATCGCTGCTTGCTTTCTTCATCTCTTCTTCGATGTGGTCCAAATGGAAACGGCGGCACGCGCGCAAGGAAACCGCCGAGGCGAACTACGCCAAGAGCGGGCGGCGCGATGCCGTACAAGTATGGGCAAACGGCGGCCTGGGCCTGCTGCTGTGTGCGGGGCACGCGCTGCAACCGGATTCCGCCGCCTGGGCCTACGCCTTCATTGGCGTAATGGCGTCGGTGAACGCGGATACGTGGGCGACGGAGATCGGCGCCCTCAGCCGCCGTCTGCCGCGCTCGCTGCTCACCGGCCGCCGCGTCGCTGCCGGCACGAGCGGCGGCATCACGCCGCTCGGCAGCGCCGCCGCGCTGGCCGGGGCCGCATTCATCGGCGCAGCGGCTGCGCTGCTGCTCGGCGCGCCGCTAGCGCCGGCGGGCGTCTCGCCAGGCGCGCTGCTTGCCGCCGCCGCGATTGCCGGCACGGCCGGTGCCTTCGCGGATTCGCTGCTCGGCGCGACCGTGCAGGCGATGTACCGCTGCCGCAGCTGCGGCAGCGAAACGGAGCGCGCCGAGCACTGCGGCGCTGCTGCCGAGCGGATCCGCGGCTTCGCCGTCATGACGAATGACGCGGTTAATTTCGCGTCCTCGGCTATCGCCGGCTTGCTGGCGTGGGCCATCGGCTGTGCCTTCAGCTGA
- a CDS encoding MBL fold metallo-hydrolase, translating to MSGKKLTTTTWPGGILQIKVPLPFALKWVNSYLLKDERGYTLIDPGLHTPEAVEAWEAAMEAHDVSFSDIHTILLTHQHPDHYGLAGWFQERCGAPVWISAQSYAYTQRLWGTDEGAQFASELTALYALHGMPPEIEAEILPHLASFIAKVSPQPRVQFLEAGQTVQMAGIEWQTIDAPGHAGGQLCFYAPAARWMICGDQVLPDITPNISVVPGEDDKQLEQFLASLAHLAQVEVDLAFPGHRDPFTDFKGRTEELAAHHVRRLDRMVEMVREEPCSGYSLCMRFFGERIAGNTHNLRFAMSETLAHLYYLEQRGRVARRLQDGKVIFCTGTAEQE from the coding sequence TTGAGCGGGAAGAAATTAACGACAACAACATGGCCTGGCGGCATCTTGCAAATTAAAGTGCCTTTGCCGTTCGCATTGAAATGGGTTAACAGCTACCTGTTGAAGGATGAACGGGGATATACGCTGATCGATCCGGGACTTCATACGCCCGAAGCTGTCGAAGCATGGGAAGCAGCGATGGAAGCGCATGACGTGTCCTTCTCGGACATTCACACCATTCTGTTGACGCATCAGCACCCCGATCACTATGGACTTGCGGGTTGGTTTCAAGAGCGCTGCGGGGCGCCGGTATGGATATCGGCGCAGTCTTACGCCTACACACAGCGGTTATGGGGAACGGACGAGGGCGCGCAGTTTGCTTCGGAGTTGACGGCATTGTATGCGCTGCACGGCATGCCGCCGGAGATTGAAGCCGAAATTCTTCCGCATTTGGCCAGCTTTATAGCGAAGGTCTCGCCTCAGCCCCGGGTTCAGTTTCTGGAAGCGGGCCAAACCGTGCAGATGGCGGGCATTGAATGGCAGACCATTGATGCACCCGGTCATGCAGGCGGGCAGCTGTGCTTCTATGCTCCTGCTGCCCGTTGGATGATTTGCGGTGACCAAGTGCTCCCGGATATTACTCCGAACATCAGCGTCGTTCCGGGAGAAGACGATAAACAGCTGGAGCAGTTTCTGGCAAGCTTGGCGCATCTGGCGCAGGTTGAGGTAGATTTGGCGTTTCCCGGCCATAGGGATCCGTTCACGGACTTCAAGGGACGTACGGAGGAGCTGGCTGCTCATCATGTTCGCAGGCTGGATCGCATGGTGGAGATGGTTCGAGAGGAGCCTTGCTCGGGCTACAGCCTCTGCATGCGATTCTTCGGTGAGCGGATTGCGGGGAATACACATAATTTAAGATTTGCAATGTCGGAGACGTTAGCCCATCTCTACTATTTGGAGCAGCGAGGACGTGTTGCGAGACGCTTGCAGGACGGGAAAGTGATTTTCTGCACGGGGACCGCAGAGCAGGAATGA
- a CDS encoding CapA family protein translates to MALSRSESRQRRKKQRSNRLRRLLVVNAVMLLLIGVLVVVYVVQLQDSGKKLDTTANNGAQDQGGKNAEGSQAADTAPAGNENGAASNQNGNSGGSAANDAPAGNESTDDAASASNDGASSQAENANDGGSGGHSEEEQPSGGAIAPSGEKQVKLSFAGDILLAASVEKLMLKNGFEYPYAKVLKFLNKADFMAANLETPVTLRGTPAADKQYVYKSSPDALPALKESGIDLVNLANNHSMDQGEEGLLDTIDYLNKAGLANMGAGRDDIEAYKPVIVKANGISVAYIGLSRVIPTGSWKAGKAHPGLAESYDPTRAVAAIKQAKEQADLVVVMVHWGTELSDSPNPDQTRLGHTYVDAGADLVIGSHPHVLQGMESYKGKWIAYSLGNFIFAGMPNEKTKDTGVLDAACDAAGRCSLQFHPMRADQSQPAPLAGDDASALLKRLSAISIHASINSNGDVKPKE, encoded by the coding sequence ATGGCATTGTCACGCTCGGAATCCCGCCAACGCCGCAAGAAGCAGCGGTCAAACCGATTGCGACGCCTGTTGGTCGTCAACGCAGTTATGCTCCTTCTGATCGGCGTGCTGGTCGTCGTGTACGTCGTGCAGCTTCAAGACAGCGGCAAAAAGCTGGACACAACTGCGAATAACGGCGCACAGGACCAAGGCGGCAAGAATGCCGAAGGCTCGCAGGCTGCTGATACAGCACCTGCCGGGAATGAGAACGGCGCCGCTTCGAATCAGAACGGTAACAGCGGAGGCAGCGCTGCTAACGATGCTCCAGCCGGGAACGAATCGACAGACGATGCCGCTTCAGCCTCGAACGATGGGGCGAGCTCTCAAGCGGAGAATGCGAACGACGGCGGCTCAGGCGGTCATTCGGAGGAGGAGCAGCCAAGCGGCGGGGCGATTGCGCCGAGTGGAGAGAAGCAGGTGAAGCTCTCTTTCGCAGGCGATATTTTGCTGGCGGCTTCCGTGGAGAAGCTCATGTTGAAGAACGGATTCGAATATCCATATGCCAAGGTGCTTAAGTTTCTGAACAAGGCGGACTTCATGGCGGCCAATTTGGAAACGCCTGTTACGCTTCGGGGCACGCCGGCTGCGGATAAGCAGTATGTGTACAAATCTTCGCCGGATGCATTGCCTGCACTTAAGGAGTCCGGCATCGACCTTGTCAATTTGGCGAACAACCATTCCATGGATCAAGGCGAGGAAGGCTTGCTGGATACGATAGATTATTTGAACAAAGCGGGCCTCGCGAACATGGGGGCAGGACGTGATGACATCGAGGCGTACAAACCGGTGATCGTGAAGGCAAATGGCATCAGCGTTGCGTATATCGGACTATCCCGGGTTATTCCGACCGGCTCCTGGAAAGCAGGCAAGGCGCATCCCGGCCTGGCGGAGTCGTACGATCCGACACGGGCGGTTGCTGCAATCAAGCAGGCAAAGGAACAGGCGGATCTCGTCGTCGTCATGGTTCATTGGGGGACGGAGCTCAGCGATTCGCCGAACCCGGATCAAACGCGGCTTGGGCACACCTATGTCGATGCCGGAGCAGACCTGGTCATCGGCAGCCATCCGCACGTATTGCAGGGCATGGAGTCTTACAAGGGCAAATGGATCGCATACAGCCTGGGCAATTTTATTTTCGCCGGCATGCCGAATGAGAAGACAAAAGATACCGGCGTGCTGGATGCGGCATGCGACGCCGCTGGCCGGTGCAGCCTGCAGTTTCATCCCATGCGGGCGGATCAATCGCAGCCAGCACCTCTGGCCGGCGATGATGCATCAGCATTACTGAAGCGACTATCAGCGATATCGATTCATGCTTCGATTAATTCGAACGGCGATGTGAAGCCAAAGGAGTGA
- a CDS encoding ABC transporter permease: MALWTMIFRKMAKNRWLQLNLWFGLTLCVALFSSMPLYSHAILQRTLFKELQQLQKDQGIYPGTLRASTSVSGGRTFEAMHSQIVKADRYMAAAPGRLGLDAQSYIISRGTQSFRILPADASTEEKRSMNVTGTFRTVSELEKRVKVIDGRLPDPNRSDGVYEALVTQKFIIDLKRDIGHEFIYTNKDTGKQLRIIPVGIVETKQANDYDQFYVESYNSSFYIPFKQFNHDFVDNPGPLKLSVLIWQYSLNYEQMNIDRIDSYMSQYATMNNYFNTRIGIGSVDMPAKTPIATYTEKKEKLNLMLWSLYSPVMFMLAFYLYMAANLIIERQKTEISVLRSRGASRLQVMSVFFIESVLLGLLALAAGPFVGVYFTKMLGASSGFLEFVQRASLDVVLNSTSYKIAGAAVAGSIILILVPAFLATRITIVGHKQAMARLTKMSFWHKTGIDILLLGGAIYLLYLFNGQQSNLKDLALDPNSIHVNPLMFFMPAIFSLGAGLFLLRIYPWFIKLVFWIGRRWWTPALYSTLLQISRSSSQYLTIKVFLIMTVATGLFSANAARTINGNMEDRIQYSTGSDIQLAVHWDNDKPPPSPSMPQGAPDGGDADTAVMKPKVVTYTEPSFMTMTQLAGVDTAARVFRKENASFAAGGQNGAVTLYGIDTFDFGKVAWIRGSLLQYPLNSYLNLLASNPKAVLVSRSMAKKYGVKTGDTISAKWEGLDSANFIVYGIVDYWPGWSPLPESGDADNPEVQLPNLIVGHLSYIQNHLALEPYDVWIKLKAGATSKVIYEDLIKKEIPIEKLVDAGQLLIRSKNDPFRLAINGVMTLGFVISMLISFFGFLLFWVLTLSGRTLQFGILRAMGISFRQIIGMLLSEQLLTSAAAILFGVIIGNTVSSLFVPLFQLSFSAKDQVPPFEIVRQLSDYVQLYSVVGFMLAIGLAVLGIRVSRMKITQALKLGEE, from the coding sequence ATGGCATTATGGACGATGATTTTTCGGAAAATGGCGAAGAATCGTTGGCTTCAGCTCAACCTTTGGTTTGGTCTTACGTTATGCGTTGCACTTTTCAGCTCCATGCCGCTTTACTCGCATGCGATTCTGCAGCGCACATTGTTTAAGGAGCTTCAACAGCTTCAGAAGGATCAGGGTATATATCCCGGCACGCTCCGAGCATCGACATCCGTCTCCGGCGGGCGTACGTTCGAAGCGATGCATTCGCAGATTGTGAAGGCCGACCGGTATATGGCGGCGGCGCCTGGGCGGCTCGGGCTTGACGCACAGTCCTATATTATATCGCGAGGCACGCAGTCGTTCCGGATTTTGCCTGCCGACGCATCCACGGAAGAGAAGCGGAGTATGAACGTGACAGGCACGTTCCGCACGGTCTCCGAGCTGGAGAAGCGGGTGAAGGTCATCGACGGACGTCTGCCGGATCCGAACCGCAGCGACGGCGTTTATGAAGCGCTCGTCACTCAGAAGTTCATCATCGACCTGAAGCGGGATATCGGTCATGAGTTTATCTACACCAACAAAGACACAGGCAAACAGCTGCGAATCATACCCGTCGGCATCGTGGAAACCAAGCAGGCGAACGATTATGATCAGTTCTATGTGGAGTCATACAATTCGTCCTTCTACATTCCGTTTAAGCAATTCAACCATGATTTCGTGGACAATCCCGGTCCGCTGAAGCTGTCGGTGCTCATCTGGCAGTATTCGCTCAACTACGAGCAAATGAACATCGACCGCATCGATAGCTATATGTCGCAATATGCAACGATGAACAATTACTTTAATACGCGCATTGGCATCGGTTCCGTCGACATGCCGGCCAAAACGCCGATTGCCACGTACACGGAGAAGAAAGAGAAGCTGAACCTCATGCTCTGGTCGCTGTATTCGCCCGTCATGTTCATGCTTGCATTCTACCTATACATGGCAGCCAATCTCATTATTGAGCGGCAGAAAACGGAAATTTCCGTCCTTCGCAGCCGCGGGGCCAGCAGGCTCCAGGTTATGTCTGTTTTCTTCATAGAGAGCGTGCTGCTCGGCCTTCTGGCACTGGCGGCAGGCCCATTCGTCGGCGTGTATTTCACCAAAATGCTAGGCGCGTCGAGCGGCTTCCTGGAATTCGTCCAGCGTGCATCCCTGGATGTCGTCCTGAACAGCACCTCGTACAAAATCGCGGGTGCGGCTGTCGCGGGATCCATCATTCTCATTCTCGTACCTGCCTTCCTGGCGACGAGGATTACGATTGTCGGGCATAAGCAGGCCATGGCGCGCCTGACCAAAATGTCGTTCTGGCATAAAACAGGCATCGACATCCTGCTGCTTGGCGGCGCGATCTATCTGCTTTACCTGTTTAATGGGCAGCAATCGAATTTGAAGGATTTGGCGCTGGATCCCAATTCGATTCATGTGAATCCGCTAATGTTCTTCATGCCCGCGATCTTCTCGCTGGGTGCAGGTCTGTTCCTGCTTCGCATCTATCCGTGGTTCATCAAGCTCGTGTTCTGGATCGGCAGGAGATGGTGGACGCCTGCGCTTTACTCTACGCTGCTGCAGATCAGCCGCTCGTCGTCGCAATATTTGACGATTAAAGTGTTTCTCATTATGACGGTCGCAACGGGGCTGTTCAGCGCGAACGCAGCCCGTACGATCAACGGGAACATGGAAGACCGTATTCAATATTCGACCGGCTCGGACATTCAGCTAGCCGTCCACTGGGACAATGACAAGCCGCCGCCCTCGCCCTCGATGCCGCAGGGCGCTCCTGATGGAGGCGACGCTGATACCGCTGTGATGAAGCCTAAGGTAGTCACGTATACGGAGCCGTCGTTCATGACGATGACCCAGCTTGCGGGCGTGGATACGGCTGCACGCGTGTTCCGCAAGGAGAACGCAAGCTTCGCGGCGGGCGGGCAAAACGGAGCCGTAACACTTTACGGCATCGATACGTTCGATTTCGGCAAAGTGGCTTGGATTCGCGGCAGCTTGCTGCAGTATCCGCTTAACAGCTATTTGAACCTGCTGGCCTCCAATCCAAAGGCCGTTCTTGTCTCGAGATCGATGGCCAAGAAATACGGCGTCAAGACAGGCGATACGATTTCGGCCAAATGGGAAGGGCTGGACAGTGCGAACTTCATCGTGTACGGCATTGTGGATTATTGGCCGGGCTGGAGTCCGCTGCCAGAGTCCGGCGATGCGGATAATCCGGAGGTACAGCTGCCGAATTTGATTGTTGGGCATCTCTCTTACATTCAGAATCATCTGGCGCTTGAGCCGTACGATGTATGGATCAAGCTGAAGGCGGGTGCAACCAGCAAAGTCATCTACGAGGATCTGATCAAGAAAGAGATTCCGATTGAGAAGCTCGTGGATGCCGGACAGCTGCTGATCCGCTCCAAGAATGATCCGTTCCGCCTTGCCATCAACGGGGTTATGACGCTTGGGTTTGTCATCTCCATGCTGATCAGCTTCTTCGGTTTTCTGCTGTTCTGGGTGCTCACCTTGTCTGGGAGGACCTTGCAGTTCGGCATTCTGCGGGCGATGGGCATATCGTTCCGGCAAATTATCGGAATGCTCCTAAGCGAGCAGCTGTTGACCTCTGCGGCAGCCATTCTGTTCGGCGTAATTATAGGGAACACGGTGAGCAGCCTGTTCGTGCCGCTCTTCCAGTTATCGTTCAGCGCCAAAGACCAGGTGCCTCCGTTTGAAATCGTCCGACAGCTGAGCGATTATGTGCAGTTGTACAGCGTCGTCGGGTTCATGCTGGCAATCGGCCTTGCGGTGCTCGGCATTCGGGTTTCGCGCATGAAGATTACGCAAGCGCTGAAGCTTGGGGAGGAATAG
- a CDS encoding ABC transporter ATP-binding protein codes for MTNQPAQSPFASRQLLLRAANVKKVFGRGDTAVTAVKNINLSIYQGSMIALKGRSGSGKTTLLNLLAALDQPTEGEVLFNGQVISKLPEKQRSTWRRTHLGLVFQAFGLIPLMSAYENVEFGLRIAGSDPALHKERAELALDWVGMKSRMKHRPPELSGGEQQRVAIARAIAHRPMLLLADEPTAELDSRMGLQVIKVFRDLVENLGMTIVMTTHDPGIMEIVDHVIALEDGEIVAEPNA; via the coding sequence GTGACGAATCAGCCGGCACAATCGCCGTTCGCGAGCAGACAGCTTCTGCTTCGGGCTGCGAATGTCAAGAAGGTGTTCGGACGCGGCGACACTGCTGTAACCGCTGTCAAGAATATTAATCTCAGCATCTATCAGGGCTCAATGATCGCACTCAAGGGACGTTCCGGCTCGGGGAAGACGACGCTGCTGAACCTGCTGGCAGCACTAGATCAGCCGACGGAGGGCGAGGTACTATTCAACGGACAAGTCATTTCCAAATTACCGGAGAAGCAGCGAAGCACTTGGCGGAGAACGCATCTGGGGCTTGTCTTCCAGGCGTTCGGCCTGATTCCGTTAATGTCCGCCTACGAGAACGTGGAGTTCGGCCTTCGCATTGCGGGCAGCGACCCTGCCCTGCATAAGGAGCGCGCGGAGCTTGCCCTGGATTGGGTCGGCATGAAGAGCCGGATGAAGCATCGGCCGCCGGAGCTGTCCGGCGGGGAGCAGCAGCGCGTCGCCATTGCAAGGGCAATCGCGCACAGGCCGATGCTGCTGCTGGCGGATGAGCCGACAGCCGAGCTGGACAGCCGGATGGGACTGCAGGTGATCAAGGTATTCCGCGATCTTGTCGAGAACCTGGGGATGACGATCGTGATGACAACGCATGACCCTGGCATTATGGAAATCGTCGATCACGTTATTGCATTGGAGGATGGAGAAATTGTCGCAGAGCCAAACGCGTAA
- a CDS encoding efflux RND transporter periplasmic adaptor subunit, with protein MSQSQTRNRRRKLYVKEAAAALLAVSLLSGCSLVPTKGTTIQPPLIKPAAEKVDAVDVKKGNIERYFSGTAVVASSHNVPLFYKESGRLKELFVTQGEKVKAGQLIAELDRGDLDLRVQLEKLAMERVQIEYNRAKKEGVTGTDLRMKEIDLEREQLVLESMLQQLATAKLTAAMSGVISYSDTKSPGDGVNGYTPLVVISDPTQTRLVYTADDPKQISAIEREMAVEVSINGKKLAGKVLQAPLDAPLTGNKDIDERNMKLLYIGLSDPAAKLPLGASADIRIGLEKKENVIVIPRSGLRTYLGRTYVQIVDGDRRKEVDVEPGVMTQTEVEIVKGLEAGMKVVLNN; from the coding sequence TTGTCGCAGAGCCAAACGCGTAACCGCCGTCGTAAGTTGTATGTGAAAGAAGCGGCTGCCGCGCTGCTTGCCGTGTCGCTGCTCTCGGGCTGTTCGCTGGTGCCGACGAAAGGAACAACGATTCAGCCGCCGCTAATTAAACCGGCCGCCGAGAAGGTGGACGCGGTTGACGTGAAGAAGGGGAACATCGAACGGTATTTTTCCGGCACGGCCGTTGTCGCCTCCAGCCACAACGTACCGTTATTTTATAAAGAAAGCGGCAGGCTGAAGGAATTGTTCGTCACGCAGGGCGAGAAGGTGAAAGCCGGACAGCTGATCGCGGAGCTGGACCGCGGCGATTTGGATCTACGGGTACAGTTGGAGAAGCTTGCCATGGAGCGCGTCCAAATCGAATATAACCGAGCTAAGAAGGAAGGCGTAACCGGAACCGATCTCAGGATGAAAGAGATTGATCTGGAGCGAGAGCAGCTTGTTCTGGAATCGATGCTCCAGCAGCTGGCGACCGCCAAGCTTACCGCCGCAATGAGCGGCGTAATCTCGTATTCGGACACGAAATCGCCGGGGGACGGCGTGAACGGCTATACCCCGCTGGTGGTGATTTCCGACCCTACGCAGACGCGCTTGGTCTATACGGCCGATGATCCGAAGCAAATCTCCGCAATCGAGCGGGAAATGGCTGTTGAAGTAAGCATTAACGGAAAGAAATTAGCGGGCAAGGTGCTTCAGGCGCCGCTTGACGCACCCTTAACGGGCAATAAGGATATTGATGAGCGGAATATGAAGCTGCTGTACATCGGACTTTCGGATCCTGCCGCCAAGCTTCCGCTCGGTGCATCCGCGGATATCCGAATAGGGCTGGAGAAGAAGGAGAACGTCATCGTTATCCCGAGAAGCGGCCTGCGAACGTATTTGGGCCGGACCTATGTGCAAATTGTCGACGGCGACCGCCGCAAGGAAGTTGACGTAGAGCCGGGCGTTATGACCCAGACCGAGGTAGAGATCGTGAAGGGATTGGAAGCAGGCATGAAGGTTGTATTGAATAACTAA